Part of the Balneolales bacterium ANBcel1 genome is shown below.
TGACCAACTCCCGCGACTACCTTGAATACGCGCCATCGGTGTCAAGAGACGGCCGCCATGTGGTTTTTTCCACCTGGGATGATGAAAAAGGCGGCCATGTCAAGCGGGTGCGTATCGGCCGGCCGGGCGATGTCGAACGGCTCACGCGGCAGCCTGACCAGTACGCCAACCCCGTGCTGTCGCCCGATGGAGGCCGCGTCGCTTATCTGCAGGGCAGCGGAATTGTGAACCGCGGCAAAAACATGAGTTCCGAGTTTTTTCTGAATATCAGAATTACCGATCTGGGTTCCGGCGAAACCACTCACGTGACCACAACGCCCAACCGGGGCGCCAACAGGCGCATGCCCCGGATGCAGTGGAGCCACGACGGCAGCCGCTTGTACTATTTCGAGAACGACGAAGGGGTCACCAAACTGGCTAGCATCAAAACGGACGGCACCGACAAGATGCACCATGTTGTGAGCGAAACCGCCGAGGAACTGGTTCTTTCGCCGGATACCCGTTATCTGGCCTTCAAGGACCGGCACAACGTCTATGTGACCCCCATGCCCCGCGCCGGCGGAGAGCCGCTTGAGGTCTCAGCCGGCAACACATCCATCCCCACTCGGCAGCTCACACGATACGGCGGCGACTGGATCAGCTGGTCGAGGGACGCCCGTCGGCTGGTTTTCGGACTCGGCAACACCGTGTACCGTCAGGAGGTGCGTCCGCTGTTCGGGTTGCACGGCGAACCGGAGCAACAGCCGGAAAACCGGGACGACTGGCGCGTCGGAAACGCGGTGTACAGTCCGGAGGTGATCCCGGTAACGCTAAGGCTGCCGGTGGCCAAACCCGAGGGGGTTACCGCGTATCAGAATGCGCGAATCATCACCATGGACGGGGATGAAGTCATTGAAAACGGCACCATTGTAGTACGGGACAACCGGATTCTGGATGTCGGTCCCATGGAGGAGGTGACTATCCCCGATGGCGCTCAACTGATCGACGTTTTCGGCAAAACCATCATGCCGGGCATAGTGGATGTGCATGCCCACATGGGATATGTGGCCCTGGACATCACCCCTAACCGCCTGTGGGAATATGAGGCAAACCTGGCGTACGGTGTGACCACCACCCATGATCCATCCGCAAGCACGCAGTCGGTATTCGCTCTGGCCGAGCAGGTCAGGGCCGGACGCATGATCGGACCACGTATCTATTCCACCGGCTTCATCCTCTATGGCGCTGAAAACCCCAACAAGGCCGTTGTCGAGAGCCTGGATGACGCCCGCCACCATCTGCTCCGCCACAAGGCGGTCGGGGCCATATCGGTCAAAAGCTATAACCAGCCCCGTCGCGATCAGCGCCAGTGGATTCTGCAGGCCGCGCGCGAAATCGGGCTCAATGTCTATCCCGAAGGGGGATCGATGCTTCAGCACAACATCAACATGATCCTCGATGGCCATACCGGCATCGAACATGCCATACCCGTTGCGCCGCTGCGTAACGATGTGCTGGCCTTGCTGGGGGTTTCGAATGTGGGATATACCCCGACGCTTGTGGTAGGATATGGCGGTATCTGGGGCGAAAACTACTGGTATCAGAAGCACGATGTGTTTGAAAACCGCCGGCTGATGCAGTTTGTCCCGCGTCATGTAGTCGATGCCCGCGCCCGGCGACGTCTGATGGTTCCGGATGAGGAATTTTACCACTTTGAGCTTGCCAGATCCGCCCGGCAGGTGGTCCGTGCCGGGGGAAGGGTGCAGCTCGGTTCGCACGGACAATTGCAGGGCCTGGCGGCACATTGGGAGCTGTGGATGTTTGTCCAGGGCGGGATGACCGAGCTGGAAGCCATCCGGGCGGCTACCATTCACGGGGCGGAGTATCTCGGCCTGGGAGGTGACCTGGGCTCGATCCGGTCCGGAAAACTCGCCGATTTTGTGATTCTGAACCAGAATCCGCTGGACGATATCCGCAACTCCGAAGATATCTACATGGTTGTGAAAAACGGGCGCGCCTGGGACCGCAACCTCTACCAGCGGTATCCAGGGGAACGCGAACGGCGTCCTTTCCGTTTTCAGCGATAAACCCGTTAAACACGGCCTTCCGATGCAGATACCCGGGCCGGTTCTCTCCACCGGTGCATGAACGTTTTTTTAAGCACTTTGATCGGCCGGCTCTCAGGAGCAGAATCCTGTCCGTCAGATTGCCGTTGGAAAAAAATCAGAAATGTATTTCATTTTTTTTGTTACCATCCGATAATACTGGAAGCGCTGATTGCCCCGGAAGGCAGGTTGCTCCGGATATGAACTGCACCTGGATGTCAATAAAACTTTTTTTTTATTACGGGCTGAGTCGCGGCAGTACCGCAATTCAGGATAATTGCATTTGGCATCGGATCGGGTCGGCCTCTCATTGAGTACCAACAAAGGAGCTGCGTAAATGCAGAAAAAACAATACAGCAAGATCCTTCTTGCAGCATCGGATGCCACCTCGGCGGCAGTGGAAGAGGAGATACTGCAGAAGCTGGGTTACCAGGTTGATGTCGTTTATTCCGGGGAAGAAGCCTGTAATGCGATTTCCACATCGGAAGATGTTGATCTTGTTCTCATGAATACGCGGCTGGACCTGGCTGAAAACGGTGCCCGTGATGGTGTCAAAGCCGCAGCAGTGCTTAGAGAGCAATCCGGCCTTCCGATCGTTTTTATCCACTCGAATTCCGATTCATCGGCACTGCAAGAGGCGGAAAAACTGTCCCCATATGGTTATCTGGATAAACATGGCTCCATGGAGGTTTGGGGTGCCGTGATCCGGACTGCGCTTCGGCTTGATGGTTTTTTTGTGGAAGAGGCTGCCATGGAAGCCGAACAGGAGTTTCAGTCTCTTTTGCAGAATATTCCAAATGTGGCTGTTCAGGGCTACAGGATGGATGGTACAACGGTGTACTGGAATCGGGCTTCTGAAACCATTTACGGGTATTCCGCCGAAGAAGCGTTGGGAAAAAACCTGCTGGATCTCATCATACCCCCTGAAATGAAAAAACCGGTATCCAGGGCGATCAGGGAGATGGCCCGAACCGGGGTGGCCATTCCTGCCGATGAACTGGTACTAATGAAAAAGGGGGGTGCTCCTGCACCGGTGTACTCCAGTCATACCATTGTAAATAAGCCCGGCCGACCGGCTTTGATGTTCTGTATTGATATCGATATCTCCGAACGAAAAGAGGCTGAAAGAAGGTCAAAATTCGAAGAGGAGCTCAGGCAATTGCTGGTTCGGCTTTCCACCGGGTTTATCAATGTGCCGATTGATGATATTGAGCCGGAGATTCACCGCTCGTTGTCTGAAGTAGGCCTTTTTACAAAAGCAGACAGCGCTTTTATTGTGGAATATGACTTCAAAAAACGGACGGCAAACTATTCCCATGAGTGGATCCGGAAAGGCAGCAAGCTGCCAGGAGTCGGTGGGAAAGAAATTTCCATGGATACCCTTGAGCCGTGTGTAGAAAAGCATAAAGCCGGCGAGCCTGTTTACATCCGCAACACCGTACAGTTGACTAAAGATTTTGCTTTGAGGCGTTTTTTGGAGCAACAAGGCGCAAAAAGTCTGCTTGCGATCCCTCTGATGATCAATAATAATGGCTGCACTGGCTTTGTCGGATTTCATTCTCAGGATGGTAATCACCAATTCGGCGAAAACGAACAGCAACTGCTGAAGGTCTACTCTCAGATGCTCTTGAACGTGATGGAGCGAAGGAAGTTTGAAGAGGAGCTTTGGAAGAGTGAGGAGAAAAACCGGCGTCTGTTCGATACCATGCCCCAGGGGGTGATTTATCAGGATGCCGATGGCACGATTATTTCAGCCAATACGCAGGCGGAAAAGATACTGGGAAGGTCGCAGAAAAAGTTGATCGGTAAAACCTCATTTGACGCCATATGGAATATGATCACCGAAGTGGGAAGTCCGGTACCCAGGGAAGAGCATCCCGCCATGCAGGCAATTCTGACAGGACAGGCGGTAAGCCCGGTTGTTCGAGGCGTATACCATCCGGTGCTGAAAGAACATGTCTGGCTTTCTATTACCGCTGTGCCGCTGTTCCGTCGGGGTGAAACGACCCCGTACAAGGCATATGCCATGTTTGAAGACATCACTGACAAACGAAGGACAGAGAGGAATTATCAGAGCTTGTTCCAGGAAATGCTGGACGGATTTGCCCTGCATGAAATTGTTCGAGATGATACGGGGACTCCCGTTGATTACCGCATTCTGGCAGTGAACCCGGCATTTGAATATATAACCGGACTTAAATCCGAGGAGATCATCGGTAAATCTGTGCGGGAAGTGTTACCGGAAACCGAAGCCCAGTGGGTTTACGAATACGGAAGAGTGGCCCTCACGGGGCGTCCGGCCTATTTTGAGAACTATTCGTCCGAGTTCGATAAGTATTTTGAAGTAAAGACGTTTTGTCCGTCCGAAAACCAGTTTGCCTGTATATTCGCGGATATCACCGACCGTAAATACAAGGAGTCTCTGATCCGCAAGAACCTCCAGGAGAAGGACGCGATGCTGGCCGAAATTCATCACCGCGTTAAAAACAATCTCGCGGTTATTTCCAGCCTGCTTCGGCTCGATGCCGATCGCTACATGGATACCGGCAGCGGCGAAGTATTGATGAAGGCCGAGAGCCGCATCCGCTCCATGGCTTTGATTCACGAAAGTCTCTATCAGGCCGACTCATTTTCGGGAATTCGTTTTGATGAGTATTTAAAAGCATTGGCAGGTCATATCCGCTCCCATTATTCCGGATTGAAAAGCGGGATCACCATCAACTACGAGACCAGGCCGGTTACCATAGACATCACCCGGGCCATTCCCTGCGGCATTATTTTTAATGAATTGATTACCAATGGATTCAAGCATGCGTTTCCCGACCGGGAAGAGGGTGTTATCTGCCTGGAGCTGGGTACCGACGGGGCAGATATCGTTTTAACCTACCGCGATAACGGCATCGGCCTGAGTGAGAAAATCGTCAAAAATATCAAAACGGGAACCATCGACTCGCTCGGAATACAGATGGTGCAGGGTTTGGTCCAGCAATTACGCGGCAGGATGACGGTCGATATTTCTACGGGTACCCGCATTGAAATGCGGTTCAAATCGCATGTATCCGGATCAAGCGTGAGCCGGCATCGTATTCATAGCGGTTCGGAGAAAGTTTCCTTTGATCTGAGAAGCAGGTAATTCAGCCGGGAACCACTTCATTGCGCGGAAGCGCATGTATTTTGTAAAAAGTACCCGGAAAGCGGGATGTTTGGGTGAAAGCCCGGATTTGTGTTGAATCCGACCGATGCTTTCAAAAAACTACTGCCCCATCCATTTACGGAACTCCGTCACACGGTCGCGGCTAACGATCTCCTCTCCACCCTTTGCATCTTTCAACTGCACGCTTAGCCTGCTCCCCGAATAAACCGTAATCTTTTCGACCGAATCGATGGAAGCGATACATTTTCTGTTCAGCCGGAAAAAGTAATCGGGATCCAGCATTTCTTCCAGCTCGGTCAGTGTATAATCCACAATACGAGCCTTTGCGTCACGGGTATGCAGCAGCGTCACCTTGTCCTCACTGGAAAAGCGGGCGATCTCCTGAACGCTTATGCTTTTGATGATGTCGCCGCTTCTCACCAGAAAGCGGGTTTTCCAGGGGCCGGTCGTGGCCGCGAGCATTTTCTTCAACTGCCGGACATCCAGGCTTCCGTATTCCGGGGATGTTGGGTTGTGCCATCGGTCCCGCTTCTGCAGTGACCGGCGCAGCTCCTCCGGGTCGATCGGCTTCAGCAGATAGTCCACAGAGTTGAGTTTGAACGCCCGGATGGCGTATTGGTCATATGCGGTAGTGAAGATGATGGGCGCGGAGGTATCCACCTGTTCAAAGATGTCAAAGCTCATGCCGTCCGCGAGATGAATGTCGCACAGGATCAGGTCCGGGGCGGAATGTGACCGGAGCCAGGCCACGGAATCTTCAATACTGTCGAGGGGCCCCAGGCACCGGGCCTGCGGCTTCACCTGCTTAACGAGTTTCTTTAATCGCTCGGCCGCGGGCATTTCATCTTCGATTATCAACAGGTCCATTGGGTTTCAGGGCGGGTTAAACTGTGTCATGTTTTATGAATCACCTGTGTGCAGCAGAGGCAGGGCGACCCGAAACTCCGTCTCGGTCTGTTCAATTCTGGGTTCTCTCCGTGTGAGCAGCGCGTAGCGCCTTTTTATGTTCCGCAGGCCCACCCCCCGGGACTCGCCTGAAGGAGAACTGCGGGGCCGGCGGGTATTGGTGACCACCAGCTCCTGATGATCGGTGTCCACGGTGATCCGAAGCGGTTTGCCGGTACTTGCGGCATTGTGTTTGACGGCGTTTTCAAGCAGCAGTTGCAGCGATAGAGGCGGCAGCAGAAGGCGGCGGATCTCTTCGCCGGGCCGGTTCAGCTCATACACCAGCCGCTCTCCGAACCGGATGCTTTGAAGCGACAGATAATCTTCCGCGAAAGCGAGTTCCCGCTCCAGTGTCACCAGTTCTTCGTGCTGCACATCCAGCAGGTACCGGTAGATCTGGGATAGTTTCCGGATGAAACGATCCGAGGCTTCCGGATCGTCATGGACCAGATGGGAGAGGGTGTTGAGCGAATTGAACAGAAAATGCGGGTTGAGCTGGTCCACCAGTGCACGATAGCGTGCATCGGCCAGCTCTGTTCGAAGCTGTTCGGCTTCGACCGCCGACCGCCTCCACTGCAGCAGCCAGGACCGCGCGATGAATATCGAAATGATCACCAGAGCGATGCCCATCGTCAACAGCACATCGGAAAAAATCATCCTCCAGGAGTAATCGATAACAATGAGCTGCCCCTCGGTTACGGCCACATACAGCGATAGCAGCACATAGCCGATCACAAAAACAAAAGCCAGGTAAGACAGGGTAGTGAGCAGCAGGCGGAGTACCGGCTGCTCCAGCCAGGAGAAGCGCGACTCAAAGTAACGGTCAACCCGGTCGCCGCCCCAGCTCAGCGCCGAGCTCATCAGAAACGAGAGAGAAAACAGGGATAGAAGCCGGGCGGTCTGTCCCGGTTCGAAAAAGCAGGAAAAACAGATAAAGGCGGTTACGGCCAGCGCGATTCCGGCGTTGATCAACAGAAACGGTCCCGCCTTCCCGAACACCCTCTGACCGTAGTTGGCCCCGGGGGGTGCCGCGTCATTCCTTCCGGACACCGTTTCGGCCCCGGAATCAGGATCCGGAGCCGTTGCGGAAGGATTGGAGGTTCTGTCCATTGTTAGCCTGTTTGTTCCGGTTATACCCCCGGAAGATAGGGGAGAATTACCAATTTTGAAGCATTTGGAACCGTTGGCGCATTATTCGCACATGGAGGTTAACTGGTTGGCTATAAGCCGCCCCCAATTCGGTGCCAGCGGATCGTTCTGAAACTCCTGTTCATGATCAAACAACTGGAACGTATTTCGGGCCACTTCGCAGGGTCCGTCTGTAGATTGCCCGGTATAGGATGCGGTCGCGTACTGCATCCGGGCCATGAGCGCCTGGGCTCTGGGGTTCTTCTCGTTCATTTGGATGGCTTCACCGAACAGTTTAAATACCCGGGGTGACAATGTCTGCCCGCGTTCTGATGGACGAAGACTTAACTGGCCCATCATTATAAAACCTTTCAGCACGGTGATCTCGGCACGTTCCGCAATCTGACTTTCCGACACCATGCTTTCCGATTCGCCAGCAAGTCGTTCGGCCTCGGTAAAAAAGGCGTCCTGTTCATCCGGATTTTCGCCGGGCATATAACCCATCAGAGCGTACGCCAGTGACGCGTAGTACGGCGGATGCCAGCGGTCCGGGTGACCCTCTGCGATGCGCAGGAATCCGTTTGCGGCCTCGCGCATTTGTTGCCGAGAGCCGTTTTTCATGGCTTCATCCATTTGGCGGTTGAACGATTGCATGGCCTGGATATATTCCTGGTCGGGTTTGGGGGTGTCGGGGGCGCTGCTGTAGACGTCTGCGACATCATTGTCGGCTTCAATCCCGAATGCGATGGTTGCATCATTGTGATATCGGGCGTCCGAAGATAGCGGATCGGCATGGTTGGGGGAATTTGCGAAGGAGTGGAGAGGGCCTGCTGAGAGCAGGAGCACAATAATCAGTATCATGGTTTTCATGGATCCGTTTTTTTTTGGATTAGGGAGGTAATCAGTTACAGGTTGTTGAGTTGATTGGCGGTTTTGTCACCGGAAAAAGTCCAGAAAAGACCGACCAGGAAGAATCGCGGGGCGGTTTGACGCACCGCCTGACGCTGTGTACTTCCCGATGTATCCATGATATACTCATATCCGAAGACATTGTTTCGTCCGGTTACGTTGGAACATGCCACATGGATGATGATGTTGGGCCGGGGCAGGTAACTCCAGCTCAGGCTCAGGTCGGCATAGGTGCGGGTGCGGGCGTTCATTTCACCGGGCTGACCGGGATCGGTGTAGGGGTATCCGTCATTCAGGGTGAGTGAAAGTCCGGGCTGGGATTGCAGTTTCGTAATAAATCGCTTGACCACCAGTGATCCGTTATGTCGGGGCGCAAAGGCCGGCTGCACCCGGCTTTCATACCCGCCGAATTGCCTGCGGCTGTCGATATAGCTGTAACTGATCCAGAAATCGGTGTTGGTGAAACTGCCGGTGTCACGCATCAGCACATCAAACCCCCTGGCCGAACCACTTCCGGTTTGCGCGATATCGTGATACCGGAAACGGGAACCACGGTAGGTGGCAAGTTTGTCGTACTCCTTGTGGTAGGCTTCGATGCGGAAGGTGCGAACCGTACTGCGGTATTGGTAGTTCAGGATCAGGTGACGGGATTCGGATACCGCCATATCGGGCTGCACCACGTGCAGCTCCTCATCCGGCATCTGGTGGAAGGTGCCGGCCGCCGCGGAAACCTGACCGAGTCCGTGGGGCAGCTCCCATGCCATGGAAAAACGAAGTGGCAGCCACCATTGACCGGCCAGGTCGCTGTAAGCGACACGCAGTCCGGCGCGGACCGTCAGCGCATTGCTGAAGAGATAGTCGACTTCCGCGAAAGCGCCTCCAAGCAGGCCGGACAGGCTTCGCTCCATGTGTTCCGGGAGGATTTCTTCACGGTACCGGTTTACAAAGGCCTCGGCACCTGTTTTGAGCAGCATCCGGTCGGCAACCTGATGATCCGCCACTACCTTTCCATGAAGCTGCTGTTGCCGGACTCCGAGTTCCATGACGCCGGCACCGTTCTCGGCAGCGGAAAACACAAAGGTGTCGTTATTCAGGGAAGCGGAAAGGCCGCCCCGGATGACGCGGCCGGTACCTGCGCGGCGGAACGCGAACTGCGTGTAGGTGTAACTGTTGTCGATCCGGAGGTGATCGAAGCCGGAACTGGCGGGGCCATGGGCACCGTCCCGGTCCCACAGGGATAGTCCGCCCGACTCATGGTGGACATATCCTTTAAGCAGGGTCAGGGACGATGGCTTGTGACGCGCTGCAAGGGAGAAATCCCGGCTGAACGGACTGCGGTCCCACTCCAGATTTTGCGGGATGACGCGGTGGAAGGGGGTGAGGTCGGTATAGTTGGCGGAAGCGATCAGGCTGCTGCGACTTCCTGTTTGTGTATGACGCAGGGATCCGCCGACGGAAAGAAGTCCGGCGTCGGTCTGGGTGCGCAGGGGTTCATCCACCGAATGCAATACCAGGACCGAGGAGAGGGCCTGGTCGTATTCCGCCGAAAAACCGCCTGTACTGAAAAAGGAACCGCGAAACAGGTACGGGTCGAAGCGGGTCCGGGTCGGCACGTTGTGTGGAGTGGTGCCGTAGGCGTTGCCGATTCGGAGCCCGTCCATATAGATGCCGGTTTCGGTCGCGTCCCCACCCCTGACGAACAGCCTGCCGTCGCTGCCTGAAGTGCTGGTTCCCGGCAACGTTTGAAACGCGGTGGTGAGGTCACCCATCGCCGAGGGGGTGGTTACAATGTCGAGTGGCCGCAGTACAACTGCCCGGCTCTCTTCGGAGGCCTCCATGGTGCCGGCGGTGATCGTTACGGCAGACATCCAGGTTACCGACTCTCTCATGACGGCGTCCACCCGGATGTCGGGGCTAGCAGAGTCCAGGGTCTGGTCAGGCGGCAGCGACACCGGTTTTTCCACGCTGTTGAACCCGAGAAACTGAAATACCAGAATATGCTCCCCCGTTGCTGTGGTCGAAAATCGGAACCGGCCGTTTTCATCCGAGGTAGTTCCGGTATAGGTGTTTCTGAGGTAGATGTTTACGCCAGGCATCGGTTCTCCTCCGGAATCCGTTACGGTTCCGCGGATGACGGCCTGCGGAGGTACACCGTCCGTTTCGAAGAGTTGGGTGTGACCGAATTCCATTTTTGTGGAACTGGTATGGCCGGTTGACGGAATGCTGCTATCAGCGGATGCCAGTGCTCCGGTGGCACCGCCCTGATGGGAGAGAAGCGGAAGCAGAGCCAGACAAAGGGTCAGGAGTACGCTCATCGTTGAATTGGAGAGGTTAAAGGTTACCGGAATCTATCCCGGAACGGACTCCTGCCGGAAATAAAAACGATGAATGGTTGGATGGGCCGGATGAACGGGGAATTCTGGGGGATGAATCTGCCCGAATTCATGTACCGATCGCTAACCCGGAAATTTCGGAGCGAACAGGCTGTTGGCAAAATCGTCAAACCTGTAGTGGAGCTTGTTTTGCAGAAGTGGCAACGCAGATGTATCTTGCATGAAATCAACAGGATGATGGCATGCAGCCGGGGGCTGTCTCAACAAATGCGGGGGGAATATGGACAGGAACAAGATATTGCCTATCATATATGTCAGAGGGTATGCCGGTAGCAGTGGTGCCGTGGAGTCGACGGTTGACCTGCCATATTACGGCTTCAATCTCGGGAGCACCAAAGTGAGGGCCGGTGTGGACGGCGAACCGGGCTTTTCCATTTTTGAGAGTCCGCTCATCCGCCTGATGAAAGATTATGGATATGTGGACTATTTCGTCCGGTGTGATGAGGGTGTCCTGGAGCTGCTCAGGGAGCAGCCCGGTGACGAGTATCCGTTTTCCTCTCTCTGGGTGTATCGGTACTACGATATCACCTCAAAAATTATGGGAGAGGGCATTCGGAAAGAGATTGAAGTGCTGGCGCAGAACCTGGGCACGGTAATAGACGGGGTGCTGGAAAAGACCGGAGCACCCCAGGTGTATCTGGTGGCTCATTCCATGGGCGGACTCATTTGCCGATCGCTTATTCAGAAATTCTGGAGGGAACAGGCCGTCGGAAAAATCGCCAAACTGTTCACCTACGGCACTCCGCACAACGGCATACATTTCCGGAAAGGGCTGAATTGGGCGACGGTGGTGCGCGACGCTTTCGGAATCAACGACTCGGACACGTTCGGTCTGCGGAGAATGAAAGAGTACCTTGATCTTTCCGGAGAGGAGGCCAACAGTCTGGAGGGTCGGTTCCCGGTGGAGCGAGTTTTTTCCATGATCGGTACCAATTATCAGGATTACGATGTTGCCGGGGGATGGAGCCGCCGCGCGGTGGGGCCCGGCAGCGACGGACTGGTTCAGGTTAAAAACGCCTATGTAAAAGGCAGCAGCCGCGCCTATGTCTACCGGAGCCACAGCGGGCCCTACGGCATTGTGAACTCGGAGGAGGGGTATCAGAACCTCCAGCGTTTTTTATTCGGTGATACCAGTATCCAGTTTGACCTGGTTGGTGTCAGAATAACCGATTCCTATCCGGATCGTGATACGCTGCGCTATCTGTTGCTGGAGACCAGGGTGTCGATCGCCGGGGAGGATATCACCATGACCGGGCAACTTGAAGAGCAGGGGTCGGGTACGGTTGTCGTTCCGGATGAGCTGGCCGCGGGCAGCGAGACCCTTTTCCGGACCTATCTGGCGAAGTCACAGCGTGCCGGAAGCAGCAGATATTCGCACCTTCAGATCGAAATCAAAATCGTACCCAAGCATGTCAGGGACCGGAAAATATGGCGAAACCGGCGATATTTCGGCGAGTATCTGTTCCACAAAACCCTGACGATC
Proteins encoded:
- a CDS encoding amidohydrolase family protein, which codes for MISKVTIYFMLSVLTGAAFSQPSSSDTLDDPPESVAQESPSPQEWHVEGDQWEEWPTRTIRFDTDEGTWMNLDVSPDGRYVVFDLLGDIYRVSLNGGDAEQLSGGPAFDMQPRYSPDGETIAFTSDRGGGDNVWLMDADGSNRRQITSESFRLLSSPYWTPDGNYVVVRKHFTDTRSLGAGEIWMYHTGGGTGLQLTKKQSWTSDQNEPAVSPDGRWIYYSFSGPFDYNRDVHEGIFQINRFDRQTGSIEPVTRATGGGVRPTPSPDGKKLAFVRRIGTRSALMIREIDTGRERVLFDGLDLDQQETWAIHGLYPAFAWTPDSDRIVISFDGRIHAISVNSGGVRPVPFNADVRMHIADAVSFEFPVPDSRFETQLARWPSVTPDNEYLIFQAAGHIYRMALPDGSPERLTNSRDYLEYAPSVSRDGRHVVFSTWDDEKGGHVKRVRIGRPGDVERLTRQPDQYANPVLSPDGGRVAYLQGSGIVNRGKNMSSEFFLNIRITDLGSGETTHVTTTPNRGANRRMPRMQWSHDGSRLYYFENDEGVTKLASIKTDGTDKMHHVVSETAEELVLSPDTRYLAFKDRHNVYVTPMPRAGGEPLEVSAGNTSIPTRQLTRYGGDWISWSRDARRLVFGLGNTVYRQEVRPLFGLHGEPEQQPENRDDWRVGNAVYSPEVIPVTLRLPVAKPEGVTAYQNARIITMDGDEVIENGTIVVRDNRILDVGPMEEVTIPDGAQLIDVFGKTIMPGIVDVHAHMGYVALDITPNRLWEYEANLAYGVTTTHDPSASTQSVFALAEQVRAGRMIGPRIYSTGFILYGAENPNKAVVESLDDARHHLLRHKAVGAISVKSYNQPRRDQRQWILQAAREIGLNVYPEGGSMLQHNINMILDGHTGIEHAIPVAPLRNDVLALLGVSNVGYTPTLVVGYGGIWGENYWYQKHDVFENRRLMQFVPRHVVDARARRRLMVPDEEFYHFELARSARQVVRAGGRVQLGSHGQLQGLAAHWELWMFVQGGMTELEAIRAATIHGAEYLGLGGDLGSIRSGKLADFVILNQNPLDDIRNSEDIYMVVKNGRAWDRNLYQRYPGERERRPFRFQR
- a CDS encoding LytTR family DNA-binding domain-containing protein — translated: MDLLIIEDEMPAAERLKKLVKQVKPQARCLGPLDSIEDSVAWLRSHSAPDLILCDIHLADGMSFDIFEQVDTSAPIIFTTAYDQYAIRAFKLNSVDYLLKPIDPEELRRSLQKRDRWHNPTSPEYGSLDVRQLKKMLAATTGPWKTRFLVRSGDIIKSISVQEIARFSSEDKVTLLHTRDAKARIVDYTLTELEEMLDPDYFFRLNRKCIASIDSVEKITVYSGSRLSVQLKDAKGGEEIVSRDRVTEFRKWMGQ
- a CDS encoding histidine kinase; translated protein: MDRTSNPSATAPDPDSGAETVSGRNDAAPPGANYGQRVFGKAGPFLLINAGIALAVTAFICFSCFFEPGQTARLLSLFSLSFLMSSALSWGGDRVDRYFESRFSWLEQPVLRLLLTTLSYLAFVFVIGYVLLSLYVAVTEGQLIVIDYSWRMIFSDVLLTMGIALVIISIFIARSWLLQWRRSAVEAEQLRTELADARYRALVDQLNPHFLFNSLNTLSHLVHDDPEASDRFIRKLSQIYRYLLDVQHEELVTLERELAFAEDYLSLQSIRFGERLVYELNRPGEEIRRLLLPPLSLQLLLENAVKHNAASTGKPLRITVDTDHQELVVTNTRRPRSSPSGESRGVGLRNIKRRYALLTRREPRIEQTETEFRVALPLLHTGDS
- a CDS encoding PAS domain S-box protein, with product MQKKQYSKILLAASDATSAAVEEEILQKLGYQVDVVYSGEEACNAISTSEDVDLVLMNTRLDLAENGARDGVKAAAVLREQSGLPIVFIHSNSDSSALQEAEKLSPYGYLDKHGSMEVWGAVIRTALRLDGFFVEEAAMEAEQEFQSLLQNIPNVAVQGYRMDGTTVYWNRASETIYGYSAEEALGKNLLDLIIPPEMKKPVSRAIREMARTGVAIPADELVLMKKGGAPAPVYSSHTIVNKPGRPALMFCIDIDISERKEAERRSKFEEELRQLLVRLSTGFINVPIDDIEPEIHRSLSEVGLFTKADSAFIVEYDFKKRTANYSHEWIRKGSKLPGVGGKEISMDTLEPCVEKHKAGEPVYIRNTVQLTKDFALRRFLEQQGAKSLLAIPLMINNNGCTGFVGFHSQDGNHQFGENEQQLLKVYSQMLLNVMERRKFEEELWKSEEKNRRLFDTMPQGVIYQDADGTIISANTQAEKILGRSQKKLIGKTSFDAIWNMITEVGSPVPREEHPAMQAILTGQAVSPVVRGVYHPVLKEHVWLSITAVPLFRRGETTPYKAYAMFEDITDKRRTERNYQSLFQEMLDGFALHEIVRDDTGTPVDYRILAVNPAFEYITGLKSEEIIGKSVREVLPETEAQWVYEYGRVALTGRPAYFENYSSEFDKYFEVKTFCPSENQFACIFADITDRKYKESLIRKNLQEKDAMLAEIHHRVKNNLAVISSLLRLDADRYMDTGSGEVLMKAESRIRSMALIHESLYQADSFSGIRFDEYLKALAGHIRSHYSGLKSGITINYETRPVTIDITRAIPCGIIFNELITNGFKHAFPDREEGVICLELGTDGADIVLTYRDNGIGLSEKIVKNIKTGTIDSLGIQMVQGLVQQLRGRMTVDISTGTRIEMRFKSHVSGSSVSRHRIHSGSEKVSFDLRSR
- a CDS encoding TonB-dependent receptor, producing MSVLLTLCLALLPLLSHQGGATGALASADSSIPSTGHTSSTKMEFGHTQLFETDGVPPQAVIRGTVTDSGGEPMPGVNIYLRNTYTGTTSDENGRFRFSTTATGEHILVFQFLGFNSVEKPVSLPPDQTLDSASPDIRVDAVMRESVTWMSAVTITAGTMEASEESRAVVLRPLDIVTTPSAMGDLTTAFQTLPGTSTSGSDGRLFVRGGDATETGIYMDGLRIGNAYGTTPHNVPTRTRFDPYLFRGSFFSTGGFSAEYDQALSSVLVLHSVDEPLRTQTDAGLLSVGGSLRHTQTGSRSSLIASANYTDLTPFHRVIPQNLEWDRSPFSRDFSLAARHKPSSLTLLKGYVHHESGGLSLWDRDGAHGPASSGFDHLRIDNSYTYTQFAFRRAGTGRVIRGGLSASLNNDTFVFSAAENGAGVMELGVRQQQLHGKVVADHQVADRMLLKTGAEAFVNRYREEILPEHMERSLSGLLGGAFAEVDYLFSNALTVRAGLRVAYSDLAGQWWLPLRFSMAWELPHGLGQVSAAAGTFHQMPDEELHVVQPDMAVSESRHLILNYQYRSTVRTFRIEAYHKEYDKLATYRGSRFRYHDIAQTGSGSARGFDVLMRDTGSFTNTDFWISYSYIDSRRQFGGYESRVQPAFAPRHNGSLVVKRFITKLQSQPGLSLTLNDGYPYTDPGQPGEMNARTRTYADLSLSWSYLPRPNIIIHVACSNVTGRNNVFGYEYIMDTSGSTQRQAVRQTAPRFFLVGLFWTFSGDKTANQLNNL